A window of the Brassica oleracea var. oleracea cultivar TO1000 chromosome C1, BOL, whole genome shotgun sequence genome harbors these coding sequences:
- the LOC106344073 gene encoding methyltransferase-like protein 6 — translation MEKGGEAGEYHSKDFEWEFVKNLVENDPSLSHHLQEQHLVDYSSFSSSDSKPWQDFHSRHSSGKFFKERRYLLKEFPELVLCGENTKLLEVGCGNGSTVLPLLRGSKNITVYACDCSSEALVRTKENINRAIATVDNFHSFTCDFSTSAFPNWLACHHCRHNKHCHHSGKSDDTSLNEHCIGGVDFVTLIFTLSAVPKERMPRAIKECFAVLKPGGLLLFRDYGLYDMTMLRFEPEKCIGFREYVRSDGTLSYFFCLDTVKKLFTDAEFIEVELENCCVKAVNRRKNKNMYRVWVHGKFQKPFLK, via the exons ATGGAGAAAGGAGGGGAAGCAGGAGAGTATCATTCAAAGGATTTCGAATGGGAGTTTGTGAAGAATTTGGTCGAGAATGATCCTTCTCTCTCCCACCATCTACAAGAACAACATCTAGTAGATTACTCCTCCTTCTCCTCTTCTGATTCGAAGCCATGGCAAGATTTCCACTCCCGTCACTCCTCCGGAAAGTTCTTCAAG GAAAGAAGATATCTGTTGAAGGAATTTCCTGAGTTAGTTTTATGTGGCGAAAACACTAAACTCTTGGAAGTCGGTTGCGGTAATGGGAGTACTGTCCTTCCACTTTTACG TGGAAGCAAGAACATTACCGTATACGCTTGCGATTGTAGCAGTGAGGCCCTCGTTAGGACTAAAGAGAACATTAATCGCGCTATTGCTACAGTTGATAACTTCCATTCTTTCACTTGTGACTTTTCAACGTCTGCATTCCCAAATTGGTTGGCGTGTCATCATTGTCGACACAACAAACATTGCCACCATTCAG GGAAGAGTGATGATACTTCTTTGAATGAGCATTGCATCGGTGGAGTGGATTTTGTCACTCTG ATTTTCACATTGTCGGCAGTGCCTAAAGAAAGGATGCCGAGAGCTATCAAAGAATGCTTTGCTGTGCTGAAACCTGGTGGTCTGCTCTTGTTCAGAGATTACG GCTTATATGACATGACTATGCTGCGGTTTGAGCCAGAGAAATGTATTGGGTTTAGGGAATACGTGCGGTCAGATGGAACCCTTTCCTATTTCTTTTGTCTCGACACTGTTAAAAAACTATTTACAGATGCCGAATTCATCGAG GTCGAGCTTGAAAATTGTTGTGTCAAAGCAGTAAACCGGAGAAAGAATAAGAATATGTACAGAGTTTGGGTTCATGGGAAGTTCCAAAAGCCATTTCTAAAATAA